A window from Methylocystis sp. MJC1 encodes these proteins:
- a CDS encoding HypC/HybG/HupF family hydrogenase formation chaperone produces MCLAVPVRVTELLPDQMAKVSLDGVSKSISIALVDDVSVGDYVILHVGFALSKVDAEEAERTLAMIRDFAGMNE; encoded by the coding sequence ATGTGCCTAGCCGTTCCCGTGCGCGTTACCGAGCTGCTGCCCGATCAGATGGCCAAAGTGTCGCTCGACGGCGTCTCCAAGAGCATATCGATCGCGCTGGTCGACGATGTTTCTGTCGGCGATTATGTGATCCTGCATGTCGGCTTCGCGCTCTCCAAGGTCGACGCCGAGGAAGCCGAACGCACGCTCGCCATGATCCGCGACTTCGCCGGAATGAACGAATGA
- the hypB gene encoding hydrogenase nickel incorporation protein HypB codes for MCTVCGCGTATIEGEKAGAEKHAADHHHHHDHAHDHDHGRHHHHGHDHDHHHHDDAHDHHHDHAHGEAIDFGAGAAGVHVPGLSQERIVRIERDILSKNDAYARDNRTVFAQKGVLALNLVSSPGSGKTTLLVRAINDLKEKAAVAVIEGDQQTSNDAERIRATGAPAIQINTGKGCHLDAHMVGHALESLELKKGGVLFIENVGNLVCPAAFDLGEAHKVVVLSVTEGEDKPLKYPDMFAAADLMLLNKSDLLPHLTFDVGKCLANALKVNPHLQTLVVSAQTGEGMAALYAWIEARAAHAAAGAVTAG; via the coding sequence ATGTGCACAGTGTGCGGCTGCGGAACGGCGACGATCGAGGGCGAGAAGGCGGGCGCGGAGAAGCACGCGGCCGACCATCACCATCATCACGACCATGCGCATGATCATGACCACGGGCGTCATCACCACCACGGCCATGATCACGACCATCATCATCACGACGACGCGCATGACCACCATCACGATCATGCGCATGGCGAGGCCATCGATTTCGGCGCCGGCGCCGCGGGCGTGCATGTCCCGGGCCTGAGCCAGGAGCGAATCGTCCGCATCGAGCGCGACATTCTCTCCAAGAACGACGCTTATGCGCGCGACAATCGCACGGTCTTCGCGCAGAAGGGCGTGCTGGCGCTCAATCTCGTGTCGAGCCCCGGCTCCGGCAAGACGACGCTGCTGGTGCGCGCGATCAACGATTTGAAGGAGAAAGCCGCCGTCGCCGTCATCGAGGGCGATCAGCAGACGTCGAATGACGCCGAGCGCATTCGCGCCACCGGTGCGCCCGCCATCCAGATCAACACTGGCAAGGGCTGCCATCTCGACGCGCATATGGTCGGCCATGCGCTCGAGAGCCTCGAACTGAAAAAGGGCGGCGTTCTGTTCATCGAGAATGTCGGCAATCTCGTTTGCCCGGCGGCTTTCGATCTCGGCGAGGCGCATAAGGTCGTCGTGCTGTCGGTGACGGAAGGCGAGGACAAGCCGCTCAAATATCCGGATATGTTCGCGGCCGCCGATCTCATGCTGCTGAACAAGTCCGATCTGCTGCCGCATCTCACCTTCGATGTCGGCAAATGTCTCGCCAATGCGCTGAAGGTCAATCCGCATCTGCAGACGCTTGTCGTCTCCGCGCAGACCGGCGAGGGAATGGCGGCGCTCTACGCCTGGATCGAGGCCCGCGCCGCGCACGCCGCCGCCGGCGCAGTAACAGCGGGCTGA
- the hypE gene encoding hydrogenase expression/formation protein HypE, with protein sequence MDLSPLRHAEGCVVTKTYRRKLDMSGRVDLSHGAGGRAMAQLIADIFHVALDNDWLRQGNDQSVFEAPKGRMAMTTDAFVVSPLFFPGGDIGSLAVHGAVNDIAMSGSRPLYLSASFIIEEGFPLADLARIAESMGAASRAAGVPVITGDTKVVERGKADGVFITTTGVGVVPEGLDLSGDKARPGDVLLVSGSIGDHGVAVMSKRENLEFDCEILSDSAALHGLVADMVAAAGAALRLMRDPTRGGLAATLNEIAQQSRVGFRIEEAAIPVKPEVAAACELLGLDPLNVANEGKLIAVVAPEAAPALLEAMRAHPLGCDAAIIGAAVEDERRFVQMTSSFGGARIVDWLAGEQLPRIC encoded by the coding sequence ATGGACCTATCGCCGCTTCGACACGCAGAGGGTTGCGTCGTGACCAAGACTTATCGTCGCAAGCTCGATATGAGCGGGCGGGTCGATCTTTCGCATGGGGCCGGCGGGCGCGCGATGGCGCAGCTCATCGCCGATATTTTCCACGTCGCGCTCGACAATGACTGGCTGCGGCAGGGCAATGACCAATCCGTCTTCGAGGCGCCCAAGGGCCGTATGGCGATGACGACCGACGCCTTTGTCGTTTCGCCGCTGTTTTTCCCCGGCGGCGACATCGGCTCGCTCGCGGTGCATGGCGCGGTGAACGACATCGCAATGTCGGGCTCGCGGCCGCTTTATCTCTCGGCGAGCTTCATCATCGAGGAAGGTTTTCCGCTCGCCGATCTCGCGCGCATCGCCGAGAGCATGGGCGCGGCGTCGCGCGCGGCCGGTGTGCCGGTGATTACCGGCGACACCAAGGTCGTCGAGCGCGGCAAGGCGGATGGCGTGTTCATCACCACGACGGGCGTCGGCGTCGTTCCCGAAGGGCTCGATCTCTCCGGCGACAAGGCGCGGCCGGGGGACGTTCTGCTAGTCTCCGGCTCGATCGGCGATCACGGCGTCGCCGTCATGTCGAAGCGCGAAAATCTGGAGTTCGACTGCGAGATCCTTTCGGACTCCGCTGCGCTGCATGGGCTCGTCGCCGACATGGTCGCGGCGGCCGGCGCCGCGCTGCGGCTGATGCGCGATCCGACGCGCGGCGGCCTCGCCGCGACGTTGAACGAGATCGCGCAGCAGTCGCGGGTTGGTTTCCGTATCGAGGAAGCCGCCATTCCGGTGAAGCCGGAAGTCGCCGCCGCCTGCGAGCTGCTGGGCCTCGATCCGCTCAACGTCGCCAATGAGGGCAAGCTGATCGCCGTCGTCGCGCCGGAGGCGGCGCCGGCGCTGCTGGAGGCGATGCGCGCCCATCCGCTCGGTTGCGACGCTGCGATCATCGGCGCCGCGGTCGAGGACGAGCGGCGCTTCGTGCAGATGACGTCGTCCTTCGGCGGCGCACGCATTGTGGATTGGCTTGCAGGCGAGCAGTTGCCGCGCATTTGCTGA
- the hypD gene encoding hydrogenase formation protein HypD, with protein MKYVDEFRDGHLARGLARSLATLARDDREYRFMEFCGGHTHAISRYGLEDLLPPNIRMIHGPGCPVCVLPVGRIDAAIALARHPKVTLCTYADLMRVPASGGMSLIKAKAAGADIRMVYSTLDAIRIAEAEPSREVVFFAIGFETTTPPTALAIRLAAQKQLSNFSVFCNHVLTPAAMRAILAGEGEGVEIDGFVGPSHVSAVIGVRPYQFAAEHFNKPIVIAGFEPLDVMQSILMLVRQLNEGRCEVENQYGRAVTTEGNVKAQAEVADIFELRDSFEWRGLGEVPASALRLREAYADYDAERRFGVTTPCAKDNPACECGAILRGAKRPHDCKLFGTVCTPETPMGSCMVSSEGACAAQWTYRRFDTQRVAS; from the coding sequence ATGAAATATGTGGACGAGTTTCGCGACGGCCACTTGGCGCGCGGCCTCGCGCGCAGCCTCGCGACTTTGGCGCGTGACGACCGTGAGTACCGCTTCATGGAATTTTGCGGCGGCCATACGCACGCTATTTCGCGTTACGGGCTCGAAGATCTGCTGCCGCCCAATATACGCATGATCCATGGGCCCGGATGTCCCGTCTGCGTGCTTCCCGTCGGACGCATTGACGCAGCGATCGCGCTTGCGCGCCACCCGAAAGTCACGCTCTGCACCTATGCCGATCTCATGCGTGTGCCGGCTTCGGGCGGCATGAGCCTCATCAAGGCGAAGGCGGCGGGCGCCGACATCCGCATGGTCTATTCCACCCTCGACGCCATTCGCATCGCCGAGGCGGAGCCGTCTCGCGAAGTCGTCTTCTTCGCCATCGGCTTCGAGACCACCACGCCGCCGACCGCGCTGGCCATCAGGCTTGCCGCGCAGAAGCAGCTTTCGAACTTCAGCGTCTTTTGCAACCATGTGCTGACGCCCGCCGCCATGCGCGCGATCCTCGCCGGCGAAGGCGAGGGCGTGGAAATCGACGGCTTTGTGGGGCCCTCGCATGTTTCCGCGGTGATCGGCGTGCGGCCCTATCAATTCGCCGCAGAGCACTTCAACAAGCCGATCGTGATCGCCGGTTTCGAGCCGCTCGACGTGATGCAGTCCATTCTGATGCTGGTGCGCCAATTGAACGAGGGGCGCTGCGAGGTCGAGAACCAATATGGCCGGGCCGTCACGACGGAAGGCAATGTCAAAGCGCAGGCCGAAGTCGCCGATATTTTCGAGCTTCGCGACTCCTTCGAGTGGCGCGGACTTGGCGAAGTTCCCGCGAGCGCCTTGCGCCTGCGCGAGGCTTATGCGGATTATGACGCGGAGCGCCGCTTCGGCGTCACGACGCCTTGCGCCAAGGACAATCCCGCCTGCGAATGCGGCGCGATCCTGCGCGGTGCCAAGCGGCCGCATGATTGCAAGCTGTTCGGCACCGTTTGCACGCCGGAAACGCCGATGGGCTCCTGCATGGTCTCGTCCGAGGGCGCCTGCGCCGCGCAATGGACCTATCGCCGCTTCGACACGCAGAGGGTTGCGTCGTGA
- a CDS encoding hydrogenase expression/formation protein gives MKAGFWVAPEGADDAITLLPIGGEEALDTRREVNFLATRSAAELIARCPAVAELLPQLADALAAQAAQEPNKLFDITDLPAEDRELLAQVVGEGEVAGVAVLTDGVVAQIQESVMAGLWRVRFTDASGALVADYLEIGAIPQAVRKAAELAAADISFGAPPQGAMNVMPVLAEIRERMAAHTPGATSHIVNFSLLPMNDADMGFLQETLGDGPVRLVSRGYGTCRVLATGARNVWSVQFFNAMDTIILDTLEIGDVPAAACAADEDFRDSAERLREIDEAYFK, from the coding sequence GTGAAGGCCGGCTTTTGGGTGGCGCCCGAAGGCGCCGACGACGCCATAACGCTGCTGCCGATCGGCGGCGAGGAGGCGCTGGATACGCGCCGCGAAGTGAACTTTCTTGCGACGCGGTCTGCGGCGGAGCTCATCGCGCGCTGCCCCGCCGTCGCCGAGCTGCTGCCGCAGCTTGCCGACGCGCTCGCCGCGCAAGCTGCGCAAGAGCCAAACAAACTGTTCGACATCACCGATTTGCCGGCGGAAGACCGCGAGCTTTTGGCCCAAGTGGTTGGCGAGGGCGAGGTCGCCGGGGTTGCGGTGTTAACCGATGGCGTCGTCGCGCAAATTCAGGAATCCGTCATGGCGGGCCTGTGGCGGGTGCGCTTCACTGACGCGAGCGGCGCGCTGGTCGCGGATTATCTCGAGATCGGCGCCATTCCGCAGGCGGTGCGCAAGGCCGCAGAGCTCGCCGCCGCCGACATCAGCTTCGGCGCGCCGCCCCAGGGCGCGATGAACGTCATGCCGGTGTTGGCGGAAATTCGCGAGCGGATGGCGGCGCACACGCCGGGCGCAACCAGCCACATCGTCAACTTCTCGCTTCTGCCAATGAACGATGCGGATATGGGCTTTTTGCAGGAGACGCTCGGCGACGGGCCGGTGCGGCTGGTCTCGCGCGGCTACGGAACCTGTCGGGTGCTCGCCACCGGCGCCCGCAATGTCTGGTCCGTGCAATTCTTCAACGCCATGGATACGATTATCCTGGATACGCTCGAGATCGGCGACGTTCCCGCCGCCGCCTGTGCGGCCGATGAAGATTTCCGCGACTCGGCCGAGCGGCTGCGCGAAATCGACGAGGCTTATTTCAAATGA
- the hypA gene encoding hydrogenase maturation nickel metallochaperone HypA, with product MHEMALTESIVDIVCEEARKQGFGKVRVVRLKVGAMAHVEPEALRFCFDAISRGTVADGATLDIIHAPGEGWCLDCGKTVPLDERFGACPECGRRHVQMTSGDELRIEELEVD from the coding sequence ATGCATGAGATGGCGCTGACAGAGAGCATCGTCGACATCGTCTGCGAGGAGGCGCGCAAGCAGGGCTTCGGCAAAGTGCGCGTCGTGCGGCTCAAGGTCGGCGCCATGGCGCATGTCGAGCCCGAGGCGTTGCGCTTCTGTTTCGACGCCATTTCGCGCGGCACGGTGGCCGACGGCGCGACTCTGGACATCATCCACGCGCCGGGCGAAGGTTGGTGTCTCGACTGCGGCAAGACGGTGCCGCTCGACGAGCGCTTCGGCGCCTGCCCCGAATGCGGCAGGCGGCATGTGCAGATGACCTCGGGCGACGAGTTGCGCATCGAGGAGTTGGAGGTCGACTGA
- the hypC gene encoding HypC/HybG/HupF family hydrogenase formation chaperone translates to MCLGFPMTVLSGDDARALCERKGETQSVSMLLVGAQTAGTKVLVHLGTAMRVLDEEEARSIDDALDGLEAALNGGDFEQYFADLIDREPQLPDFLRDQK, encoded by the coding sequence ATGTGTCTCGGCTTCCCGATGACGGTGCTGTCCGGCGATGACGCGCGGGCGCTTTGCGAGCGCAAGGGCGAAACGCAATCCGTCTCGATGCTGCTCGTCGGGGCGCAGACCGCGGGAACGAAAGTGCTGGTACATCTCGGAACCGCCATGCGCGTTCTCGACGAGGAAGAGGCGCGATCGATCGACGACGCGCTGGATGGGCTCGAGGCCGCCTTGAATGGCGGCGACTTCGAGCAATATTTTGCCGATCTGATTGACCGCGAGCCGCAATTGCCGGATTTCCTGCGGGATCAGAAGTAA
- a CDS encoding nickel-dependent hydrogenase large subunit, which yields MSALAGPGAIRIGADVDTDGRVVSVFVNSSRPAGIARIFRGRGPQEVPQLAAQLFSLCGFSHGAAAQLAIAAARGEALCDAAQFSVVVGLAAEQAVESLRSMALGWPQAGESMDMAPAAAPLREAMSAARLVMAIAARGEAWTQRAELGAPIKAIEDAARSLGLRCDEPDAPERESFLAAVMAQAQVDAFLRPHAPDALEAADDAIVIESLRKGRDHFAASPTLPHRIVETGAFARHWRETESGGSAVAARLAARLIAIREALDILRRALSRGGADMSGAAFLCPLGAEEGFAAVETARGRLYHWVHLDDVMRVRDYALLAPTEWNFHPAGPFAAALLGAPIGFGPEARLRIRRLAAVFDPCVAFQVELREPLHA from the coding sequence ATGAGCGCGCTCGCCGGCCCCGGCGCCATACGCATCGGCGCGGACGTCGATACGGACGGGCGCGTCGTCTCGGTGTTCGTGAATTCGAGCCGGCCGGCGGGAATCGCGCGTATCTTTCGCGGGCGCGGCCCGCAAGAGGTTCCCCAGCTCGCCGCCCAGCTCTTCAGCCTATGTGGTTTTTCGCATGGAGCGGCGGCGCAGCTCGCCATTGCCGCCGCACGGGGCGAAGCGTTGTGCGACGCCGCGCAGTTTTCCGTCGTTGTCGGCCTCGCCGCCGAACAGGCCGTGGAATCGCTTCGCTCCATGGCCCTCGGCTGGCCGCAGGCGGGCGAGTCGATGGATATGGCGCCCGCCGCCGCACCGCTGCGCGAGGCCATGAGCGCGGCGCGTCTCGTCATGGCCATTGCGGCGCGCGGGGAGGCCTGGACGCAGCGCGCAGAGCTTGGCGCGCCGATAAAGGCCATCGAGGACGCCGCGCGGTCCTTGGGCCTGCGTTGCGACGAGCCGGACGCGCCCGAGCGCGAGAGTTTCCTGGCGGCGGTCATGGCGCAAGCCCAGGTCGACGCCTTCCTGCGCCCGCACGCCCCCGACGCCTTGGAGGCGGCGGACGACGCCATTGTCATCGAGTCCTTGCGAAAGGGCCGCGATCATTTCGCCGCCTCTCCAACCTTGCCGCATCGCATCGTGGAGACGGGGGCTTTCGCCCGGCATTGGCGGGAGACCGAGAGCGGCGGCTCGGCCGTCGCCGCGCGCCTCGCGGCGCGGTTGATCGCGATTCGAGAGGCGTTGGACATTCTGCGTCGCGCGCTGTCGCGGGGCGGGGCCGACATGAGCGGCGCCGCCTTCCTTTGCCCGCTTGGCGCGGAGGAAGGCTTCGCCGCCGTCGAGACCGCGCGCGGGCGCCTCTATCACTGGGTGCACCTCGACGACGTCATGCGCGTGCGCGACTATGCGCTGCTCGCGCCGACCGAGTGGAATTTCCACCCGGCGGGCCCCTTCGCGGCGGCGCTGCTCGGCGCTCCTATTGGCTTTGGCCCTGAGGCGCGGCTGCGCATCCGGCGGCTTGCCGCCGTCTTCGACCCTTGCGTCGCCTTTCAGGTCGAGCTGCGCGAGCCGCTCCATGCATGA
- a CDS encoding hydrogenase accessory protein, producing MPLPQAIIDRIGASLIDEANADALLSAQGEDGRFLLLFAGDPAQRPEATDLAVIFPELLEAFEGRLSGALVAANAEKSLGQRFQVDVLPSLAVIRGGKTIGVIPRIRDWSEYLEKIEAFLAPDAAPLAKAGPRVEITFSQKGATA from the coding sequence ATGCCCCTGCCGCAGGCCATCATCGACCGCATCGGCGCCTCGCTCATCGATGAAGCGAATGCGGACGCCCTTTTGAGCGCGCAAGGCGAAGACGGACGTTTCCTCCTGCTTTTTGCGGGGGACCCCGCGCAGCGGCCGGAAGCCACGGATCTCGCGGTGATTTTTCCGGAACTGCTGGAGGCGTTTGAGGGCCGTCTCTCTGGCGCGCTCGTCGCCGCGAATGCGGAGAAGAGCCTCGGCCAAAGATTTCAGGTAGACGTGCTGCCGAGCCTCGCCGTGATTCGCGGCGGCAAGACCATCGGCGTCATTCCGCGCATCCGCGATTGGTCCGAGTATCTCGAAAAGATCGAGGCTTTCCTCGCCCCCGACGCGGCGCCGCTCGCCAAGGCGGGCCCTCGCGTCGAAATCACTTTCTCGCAAAAAGGAGCCACCGCGTGA
- a CDS encoding HyaD/HybD family hydrogenase maturation endopeptidase, translated as MSEGAPKILVLGIGNILWGDEGFGVRAVEAFHRRFETPEAVTVLDGGTQGLYLVHFVEEADYLLVFDAIDYGLEPGALKIVRDQEVPKFTGSKKMSLHQTGFQEVLSAADLLGRYPQKLALIGCQPLDLENWGGALTAPVQEAIDVAVEAGAQLLAEWGVALSPRDDNTAIALLANDIDHQSYERRV; from the coding sequence ATGAGCGAAGGCGCGCCGAAAATCCTGGTCCTGGGCATAGGGAATATCCTCTGGGGCGACGAGGGTTTCGGCGTTCGCGCGGTCGAGGCCTTTCATCGGCGCTTCGAGACGCCTGAGGCCGTGACAGTGCTCGATGGCGGCACGCAGGGGCTTTATCTCGTGCATTTCGTCGAAGAGGCGGATTATCTCCTCGTCTTCGACGCCATTGATTACGGGCTCGAGCCCGGCGCCTTGAAGATCGTCCGCGACCAAGAGGTGCCGAAATTCACCGGCTCCAAGAAAATGAGCCTGCATCAGACCGGCTTTCAGGAAGTGCTGAGCGCCGCGGATTTGCTCGGCCGCTATCCGCAAAAGCTTGCGCTCATCGGCTGCCAGCCGCTCGATCTCGAAAATTGGGGCGGCGCGCTGACGGCGCCGGTTCAAGAGGCGATCGACGTCGCGGTCGAGGCGGGCGCACAGCTCCTCGCCGAGTGGGGCGTGGCCTTGTCCCCCCGTGACGACAATACGGCGATTGCGCTGCTCGCAAACGACATCGATCATCAGAGCTATGAAAGGCGCGTCTGA
- the hybE gene encoding [NiFe]-hydrogenase assembly chaperone HybE, producing MDDDAARTIGETLAGIYAGVRAGPMRDVPICNDALDVAAIGFRAFGESAIGVVVTPWFMNLIVVPEPPIATGASVRVALPAGDVDCVPAQLDGFGAILACSLFSPMFEFSDMSSAREAAGEAMKALFDPGLLEEKPAQKPAGLDRRALLRGRLSAEEAAS from the coding sequence ATGGACGATGACGCGGCCAGGACGATCGGGGAGACGCTCGCCGGGATCTACGCAGGCGTGCGCGCCGGGCCGATGCGCGACGTGCCGATCTGCAACGACGCGCTCGACGTGGCGGCGATCGGCTTTCGTGCCTTCGGAGAGAGCGCTATCGGCGTCGTGGTGACGCCCTGGTTCATGAATTTGATCGTCGTGCCAGAACCGCCCATCGCCACTGGCGCCTCGGTCCGCGTCGCCTTGCCGGCCGGCGACGTCGACTGCGTCCCCGCCCAGCTCGACGGCTTCGGCGCGATCCTTGCCTGCTCGCTGTTCTCGCCCATGTTCGAGTTTTCCGATATGTCGTCGGCGCGAGAAGCTGCGGGAGAGGCGATGAAGGCGCTTTTCGATCCTGGTCTGCTCGAAGAAAAGCCGGCGCAAAAACCGGCGGGGCTGGATCGCCGCGCCTTGCTGCGCGGGAGGCTCTCCGCCGAAGAGGCGGCGTCATGA
- a CDS encoding rubredoxin translates to MSFENFGQTETSDDDRMECGVCWSVYDPAEGDPVWQIPPGTPFSALPEDWRCPNCDAPRARFMRLGK, encoded by the coding sequence ATGAGCTTCGAGAATTTCGGCCAGACGGAAACGTCCGACGACGACCGCATGGAATGCGGGGTCTGCTGGAGCGTCTATGATCCGGCCGAGGGCGATCCCGTCTGGCAGATACCGCCGGGCACGCCGTTCTCCGCCCTGCCGGAGGACTGGCGTTGTCCGAATTGCGACGCGCCGCGTGCGCGTTTCATGCGGCTCGGCAAGTGA
- the hypF gene encoding carbamoyltransferase HypF yields the protein MSIVAATDASREPRARLRIRLRGAVQGVGFRPFAYGLAARYGLSGFALNDGEGLLLEIEGARHEDFLSALRKEKPPLATIDSIDVERIDLCGDSDFSIRESAGGRSLTRIVADAATCEACLDELFDATSRFHLYPFITCTHCGPRFTISSSLPYDRPQTSMAPFAMCADCARDYADPRSRRFHAETIACPRCGPRLDVEPGVIVERIRAGAIVAVKGIGGYHLMCDARNEAAVAELRRRKERDAKPFAVMAANVASLALFAEPTGAELDLIQHRARPIVVVKSKGTLAPAIARRLTRIGVMLPYAPLHHLLFHAATGFPSGSTWREAANDFVIVATSANPGGEPLVVDDEDARRRLSAIADLIVGHDRAIVVRADDSVAAVVDGAAAFLRRARGYTPDPIDLGANGPCVVALGAHLKTAVTVTRGREAFVSQHIGDLDDAESVRFYDETLRHLLSILDVTPDVVACDLHPDFYSTRVAEEMTLPLLRAQHHAAHVAAIAAEHGVSGPALGVALDGYGMGDDHGAWGGELMRVYGSAWTRLGHLAPLALPGGDRAAREPWRMGMAALAAIGRLDLAERLFPDAPLSAKIAESLRRGMAVKTTSMGRLFDAAAALAGVCLEQRYEGQAAMEFEALVEAPRTLPGAFALRHGILDFSPILSFMATERPSPREAAEFFHGALIEGCAEWIAAAAQAQGHSRVTLGGGCMMNRILAEGLAEALRARGLFPLLARAVPCNDGGLSLGQAAMARAAFAAGEREKESAACA from the coding sequence ATGAGCATAGTCGCCGCCACGGACGCTTCGCGCGAGCCGAGGGCGCGGCTGCGTATCCGGCTGCGTGGGGCGGTGCAGGGCGTGGGCTTCCGGCCTTTCGCTTATGGCCTCGCCGCGCGTTACGGCTTGAGCGGCTTCGCGCTGAACGATGGCGAAGGCCTGCTGCTCGAAATCGAAGGCGCGCGGCACGAGGATTTTTTGTCGGCGCTGCGCAAGGAGAAGCCGCCGCTTGCGACGATCGACTCGATCGATGTCGAGCGCATCGATTTATGTGGCGACAGCGATTTCTCGATTCGTGAAAGCGCGGGCGGGCGAAGCCTTACCCGCATTGTCGCGGATGCGGCGACTTGTGAAGCTTGCCTCGACGAACTTTTCGACGCGACGAGCCGCTTTCACCTCTACCCCTTCATCACCTGCACGCATTGCGGGCCGCGCTTCACCATTTCGTCTTCGCTGCCATACGACCGCCCGCAGACCTCTATGGCGCCCTTCGCTATGTGCGCGGATTGCGCGCGCGACTATGCCGATCCACGCAGCCGGCGCTTCCACGCCGAGACGATCGCTTGCCCGAGATGCGGCCCGCGCCTCGACGTCGAGCCGGGCGTTATCGTCGAGAGGATACGCGCGGGCGCCATCGTCGCGGTAAAGGGCATTGGCGGCTATCATCTGATGTGCGACGCGCGCAACGAGGCGGCTGTCGCCGAGTTGCGCCGCCGCAAGGAACGCGACGCCAAGCCCTTCGCCGTCATGGCGGCCAATGTCGCGTCACTTGCGCTTTTCGCCGAGCCGACTGGGGCGGAACTCGATCTGATCCAGCATCGCGCGCGGCCGATCGTCGTGGTCAAATCGAAAGGAACGCTCGCCCCCGCAATTGCGCGGCGTCTCACGCGCATCGGCGTCATGCTGCCTTATGCGCCTTTGCATCATTTGCTGTTTCACGCGGCGACGGGTTTTCCTTCCGGGAGCACCTGGCGCGAGGCGGCGAATGACTTTGTCATCGTGGCGACGAGCGCCAATCCGGGCGGCGAGCCGCTCGTGGTCGATGACGAAGACGCGCGCCGCAGGCTGTCCGCCATCGCCGACCTGATTGTCGGCCATGACCGCGCCATTGTGGTGCGCGCCGATGATTCCGTTGCAGCGGTCGTCGATGGCGCGGCCGCCTTTCTGCGACGCGCGCGCGGCTATACGCCCGACCCGATCGATCTCGGCGCCAACGGGCCATGCGTCGTCGCCTTGGGCGCGCATCTCAAGACCGCAGTGACGGTGACGCGCGGGCGCGAGGCTTTCGTCTCTCAACATATCGGCGATCTGGATGACGCCGAAAGCGTGCGGTTCTACGACGAAACGCTGCGCCATCTCCTCTCCATTCTCGACGTCACGCCGGACGTCGTCGCCTGCGATCTTCATCCCGATTTCTATTCCACGCGCGTCGCGGAGGAGATGACTCTGCCGCTTCTGCGCGCCCAGCATCATGCGGCGCATGTCGCGGCGATTGCGGCGGAGCATGGGGTTTCGGGGCCCGCGCTCGGCGTGGCGCTCGACGGCTATGGCATGGGCGACGATCATGGCGCCTGGGGCGGCGAATTGATGCGCGTCTACGGGTCGGCATGGACGCGCCTCGGCCATCTCGCGCCGCTTGCGCTGCCGGGCGGCGACCGCGCCGCGCGCGAGCCCTGGCGCATGGGGATGGCGGCGCTCGCCGCCATCGGGCGCCTGGATTTGGCCGAGCGGTTGTTTCCCGACGCGCCTCTTTCGGCCAAGATTGCCGAGAGCCTGCGTCGCGGCATGGCCGTGAAAACCACCAGCATGGGGCGTCTCTTCGACGCGGCGGCGGCGCTCGCTGGCGTCTGTCTGGAACAGCGTTACGAGGGACAGGCGGCGATGGAATTCGAAGCGCTTGTCGAAGCGCCGCGCACATTGCCGGGCGCTTTCGCGCTTCGCCACGGCATTCTCGATTTCTCGCCAATCCTCTCCTTCATGGCAACAGAGCGCCCGAGCCCGCGCGAGGCCGCCGAATTTTTCCACGGCGCGCTGATCGAAGGTTGCGCCGAATGGATTGCCGCTGCGGCGCAAGCGCAGGGGCATTCGCGCGTCACGCTCGGGGGTGGCTGCATGATGAACCGGATTCTGGCCGAGGGCCTCGCCGAGGCCTTGCGCGCGCGCGGGCTTTTTCCTTTGCTGGCGCGGGCCGTTCCATGCAATGACGGCGGCCTGTCGCTGGGACAGGCCGCGATGGCGCGCGCCGCTTTCGCGGCCGGCGAGAGAGAGAAAGAGAGCGCGGCATGTGCCTAG